In one Bactrocera tryoni isolate S06 chromosome 5, CSIRO_BtryS06_freeze2, whole genome shotgun sequence genomic region, the following are encoded:
- the LOC120777650 gene encoding neural/ectodermal development factor IMP-L2 has product MNINILLIAQLVLFAACIQGRAIEDVDNSIENTGEGDGEGQTEKQRSPFEHDWIKFAKKPPTKLLQSLGQPVEIACEVMGSQVPTIQWVVGHLPLSEIDSVESNVISESSPSAIVRVRSVHVIDHMLSEARTYTCVGRTGGKTIYSSTIVYPQADMKELVQVRDKPFPGPQKPRIVYHEKLHLDLVDSNIVLPCKVHARPRAEVFWMNGEGKLIEPNHRFKILPSGDLLLSNIKWEDMGAYRCIARNAMGKDTADTFVYPVLKEDK; this is encoded by the exons ATGAATATAAACATATTATTAATAGCACAGCTTGTGCTCTTTGCCGCCTGCATACAGGGCAGAGCCATTGAAGATGTCGACAATTCGATTGAGAATACCGGTGAAGGTGACGGTGAAGGACAAACGGAAAAACAGCGTTCACCCTTCGAGCATGACTGGATTAAATTCGCCAAGAAACCACCAACCAAACTGCTGCAGTCGCTCGGTCAGCCCGTTGAGATTGCCTGCGAAGTGATGGGCTCACAAGTGCCCACCATACAGTGGGTGGTGGGACATTTGCCGTTGTCTGAG ATCGACAGCGTTGAATCCAATGTTATATCCGAATCATCACCGAGCGCCATCGTGCGTGTACGATCTGTACATGTCATCGATCATATGCTGAGTGAGGCACGCACCTACACATGTGTCGGTCGCACCGGTGGCAAGACCATTTACAGCTCCACAATTGTCTATCCACAAGCGGACATGAAGGAGCTGGTGCAAGTACGCGACAAACCATTCCCTGGTCCACAGAAACCACGCATTGTCTACCACGAAAAACTCCATTTGGATTTGGTCGACTCGAATATTGTATTGCCATGCAAGGTGCATGCTCGTCCACGTGCTGAGGTCTTCTGGATGAATGGAGAAGGCAAATTAATTGAGCCAAATCATCGTTTCAAAATTTTGCCATCCGGTGATTTGCTACTCTCGAATATCAAGTGGGAAGATATGGGCGCCTACAGGTGTATAGCACGCAATGCTATGGGCAAGGATACTGCGGATACGTTTGTCTATCCAGTACTT AAAGAAGACAAATAA